Proteins encoded together in one Triticum dicoccoides isolate Atlit2015 ecotype Zavitan chromosome 7B, WEW_v2.0, whole genome shotgun sequence window:
- the LOC119335738 gene encoding aspartyl protease family protein At5g10770-like, giving the protein MASIPKLVILLLCTCLHTLLAHGGDDLRTYKVLHAGALKSATVNCSQPQVTPSYGGVTVPLHHRHGPCSPSPVPSTKAPTLQEMLRRDQLRAAYITRKYSGVKGGAGDVEQSDITVPTTLGTSLGTLEYLITVGIGSPAVTQTMLIDTGSDVSWVQCKPCSQCHAQADSLFNPSSSSTYSAFPCSSAACAQLRQRGCSNSQCQYIVKYGDGSTGTGTYSTDTLALGSSTVKNFQFGCSQSESGNLLEDQTDGLMGLGGGAESLATQTAGTFGKAFSYCLPPTPDSSGFLTLGAATSGFVVKTPMLRSSEVPSYYGVRLQAIRVGGRQLSIPASVFSAGSIMDSGTIITRLPATAYSALSSAFKAGMKQYPPAQPMGIFDTCFDFSGQSSVSIPSVALVFSGGVVVDLATDGIILDSCLAFAANTDDSSLGIIGNVQQRTIEVLYDVGGGGVGFKAGAC; this is encoded by the exons ATGGCATCTATTCCCAAGCTTGTGATTCTCCTGCTGTGCACCTGTCTTCACACTCTCCTTGCTCACGGAGGGGACGATCTTCGCACCTACAAGGTTCTGCACGCTGGCGCTCTCAAATCTGCCACCGTCAACTGCTCCCAGCCCCAAG TGACTCCATCATACGGCGGGGTCACGGTGCCGTTGCACCACCGGCACGGCCCGTGCTCGCCCTCGCCTGTACCCTCCACCAAGGCGCCGACCTTGCAGGAGATGCTCCGGCGTGACCAGCTCCGGGCCGCTTACATCACACGGAAGTACTCCGGCGTCAAGGGTGGCGCAGGTGACGTGGAGCAATCGGACATTACCGTGCCCACCACGCTGGGCACCTCCCTGGGCACGCTGGAGTACCTGATCACCGTCGGCATCGGCTCGCCGGCCGTGACCCAGACCATGCTCATCGACACCGGCAGCGACGTGTCATGGGTGCAGTGCAAGCCGTGCTCGCAGTGCCACGCGCAGGCGGACTCGCTCTTCAACCCCAGCTCGTCGAGCACCTACTCCGCGTTCCCCTGCAGCTCCGCCGCTTGCGCGCAGCTCCGCCAGAGAGGCTGCTCCAACTCCCAATGCCAGTATATTGTCAAATACGGCGATGGTTCGACCGGGACTGGGACTTACAGCACCGACACGCTCGCGCTGGGCTCCAGCACCGTCAAGAACTTCCAGTTCGGGTGCAGCCAGTCTGAGTCGGGCAACCTTCTCGAAGACCAGACCGATGGGCTCatggggctcggcggcggcgcagaGTCTCTCGCCACCCAGACAGCGGGGACCTTCGGCAAGGCCTTCTCGTACTGCCTCCCGCCGACTCCGGACTCGTCCGGATTCCTCACTCTCGGTGCAGCAACCTCGGGTTTCGTAGTGAAGACGCCGATGCTGAGGAGTAGTGAGGTCCCGTCGTACTACGGCGTGCGCCTTCAGGCCATCAGGGTGGGAGGCAGGCAGCTCAGCATACCTGCCTCGGTCTTCTCCGCCGGGTCGATCATGGACTCCGGCACAATCATCACGCGGCTTCCGGCGACGGCGTACTCTGCGCTGTCGTCGGCGTTCAAGGCCGGCATGAAGCAGTACCCGCCGGCGCAGCCCATGGGCATCTTCGACACGTGCTTCGACTTCAGCGGCCAGTCCAGCGTCAGCATACCGAGCGTCGCACTGGTGTtctccgggggcgtcgtcgtcgacCTCGCCACCGACGGGATCATTCTGGACAGCTGCCTCGCCTTCGCGGCCAACACCGACGACAGCTCCCTCGGCATCATCGGCAACGTGCAGCAGCGGACGATCGAGGTGCTGTacgacgtcggcggcggcggcgtggggttcAAGGCTGGTGCATGCTGA